From Chryseobacterium camelliae:
AATCAACTATATGAAGGATATTGAAAATGTTGCATTAGATAATTCAATTAAAAACAGCAGGACAACTTTGCAACCTGGAGATCAATTAATCATAACTGTTTCTGCGAAAGATATGGATGTTGTTAAACCATTTAATCAGGTTTATTCTTCTGCATCTACCATAACTCAGTATTCTCAGCCAAGTTCAAATAATTTACCTCAACAAATTCCTGTTTCCGGACCTACTTACAGCGTAGATACTGACTATAATATTACATTTCCTCAAATAGGAAAAATCAGTGTTAAAGATGAAAATATAGAGACTTTGAAGACTAAATTGACCAGCTTACTCAGAGAGTACATAAAAGATCCTATAGTAGATGCAAAGCTTATCAATTTCCGAGTTTCTGTATTAGGGGAAGTTGCCAGACCGGGA
This genomic window contains:
- a CDS encoding polysaccharide biosynthesis/export family protein — its product is MKNLSEMSWKNFICGCALSILLFSCGARQEINYMKDIENVALDNSIKNSRTTLQPGDQLIITVSAKDMDVVKPFNQVYSSASTITQYSQPSSNNLPQQIPVSGPTYSVDTDYNITFPQIGKISVKDENIETLKTKLTSLLREYIKDPIVDAKLINFRVSVLGEVARPGTYVLPDGNATLLSALGLAGDLTTYGVRTNVLVVRNVDGVFTKERINLTSAQFINSPYYYLKQNDIIYVQPNANREKAARVDPNTGLYISVASVIASLVIGVLALTKN